One window of the Pseudofrankia sp. DC12 genome contains the following:
- a CDS encoding ABC transporter permease, translating into MTQTVAAAPEAGAAGGRGKKPKHWRSPWTPYLLSTPGGLYLAIFFVVPMLVMLSVSLQTGNVTDGFAQTFNFGIYPHAISEYSTQLIRSFIYGGVCTVLSIVLAYPMAYWIAFYGGRRRATYLFLVLLPFLVSFIIRTVSWEFLLADDGVILGNLKHIGLLPDGFRVMATSAAVIGGLTYNSFPFMLLPIYVALERMDPRLLEAAGDLYANKAGVFGRVVLPLSMPGVFAGVLLTFVPATSDYVNASILGGTHNTMIGNIIQTAFLTNADYPLASALSFILMVILLVGILIYARVLGTRDVFEMATR; encoded by the coding sequence ATGACCCAGACCGTGGCCGCCGCCCCGGAGGCCGGGGCGGCGGGCGGCCGCGGGAAGAAGCCGAAGCACTGGCGCTCGCCGTGGACCCCCTACCTGCTGTCCACCCCAGGCGGGCTCTACCTCGCGATCTTCTTCGTGGTGCCGATGCTGGTCATGCTCTCGGTCTCGCTGCAGACCGGGAACGTGACCGACGGCTTCGCCCAGACCTTCAATTTCGGGATCTACCCGCACGCGATCAGCGAGTACTCGACGCAGCTGATCCGGTCATTCATCTATGGCGGCGTCTGCACGGTGCTGTCGATCGTGCTGGCGTACCCGATGGCGTACTGGATTGCCTTCTACGGCGGGAGGCGGCGCGCGACCTACCTCTTCCTGGTCCTGCTGCCGTTCCTCGTCTCGTTTATCATCCGGACCGTCTCGTGGGAGTTCCTGCTCGCCGACGACGGCGTCATCCTCGGGAACCTCAAGCACATCGGGCTGCTGCCGGACGGTTTCCGGGTCATGGCGACCTCGGCGGCGGTGATCGGCGGTCTGACGTACAACTCGTTCCCGTTCATGCTGCTTCCGATCTACGTGGCGCTCGAACGGATGGACCCGCGGCTACTGGAGGCCGCGGGTGACCTCTACGCCAACAAGGCCGGCGTGTTCGGCCGGGTCGTGCTGCCGCTGTCCATGCCGGGGGTGTTCGCCGGCGTGCTGCTCACGTTCGTCCCGGCGACCTCCGACTACGTCAACGCGTCGATCCTCGGAGGCACCCACAACACGATGATCGGGAACATCATCCAGACGGCGTTCCTCACGAACGCGGACTATCCCCTCGCGTCGGCGCTGTCGTTCATCCTGATGGTGATCCTGCTGGTCGGCATCCTCATCTACGCCCGGGTGCTCGGCACGCGTGACGTCTTCGAGATGGCGACGCGGTGA
- a CDS encoding spermidine/putrescine ABC transporter substrate-binding protein, with translation MTTHDSTDHPGAQSPAPAVDPALLRGLTQPRLGRRQVLQAGGAAGLAAFLAACGVKGEKKAPASADDVAKFWSDKKKAGTLDFANWPLYMDTDDAGKHPSLVQFEKDTGIHVNYRESIQDNGEYFAKVQPQLAAHQSISADLIVITNGIYLDKFIELGFLAPLDQTKLPTFAKNADPSVKNPSYDKGNKYTVAWQSGLVGIGYDPEKTGREITSYEDLFDPAFKGHVGMFGDNEDLPNFCMVGMGVNPETSTEADWKNAAAKLTKQRDDGIVRKYYDQGYIDALASGDLWLSMAWSGDVYQQQAGGKNLKFVVPKEGGLFWTDNMCIPITAAHPVDAITYMDYVYKPAIAAMLTDYINYITPVPGAKALVDSSLSGSPLIFPTADDLKKSYRYRDLTAAEEKTWNSIFQPIVQS, from the coding sequence GCACGGACCATCCCGGCGCGCAGTCGCCGGCTCCCGCCGTCGACCCGGCCCTCCTGCGCGGCCTCACCCAGCCCCGCCTCGGCCGCCGGCAGGTCCTGCAGGCAGGCGGCGCCGCCGGCCTCGCCGCGTTCCTCGCCGCCTGTGGCGTCAAGGGGGAGAAGAAGGCGCCGGCGAGTGCCGACGACGTCGCCAAGTTCTGGAGCGACAAGAAGAAGGCGGGCACGCTCGACTTCGCCAACTGGCCGCTCTACATGGACACCGACGACGCCGGGAAGCACCCGTCGCTGGTCCAGTTCGAGAAGGACACCGGTATCCATGTCAACTACCGGGAGTCGATCCAGGACAACGGCGAGTACTTCGCGAAGGTGCAGCCGCAGCTCGCGGCGCACCAGTCGATCAGCGCTGACCTGATCGTCATCACCAACGGCATCTACCTGGACAAGTTCATCGAGCTGGGCTTCCTCGCCCCGCTGGACCAGACGAAGCTGCCGACCTTCGCCAAGAACGCCGACCCGTCGGTGAAGAACCCGTCCTACGACAAGGGCAACAAGTACACCGTCGCGTGGCAGTCCGGCCTGGTCGGCATCGGGTACGACCCCGAGAAGACGGGCCGCGAGATCACCAGCTACGAGGATCTCTTCGACCCGGCTTTCAAGGGCCACGTCGGCATGTTCGGCGACAACGAGGACCTGCCGAACTTCTGCATGGTCGGCATGGGCGTCAACCCGGAGACGTCGACCGAGGCGGACTGGAAGAACGCCGCCGCGAAGCTGACGAAGCAGCGCGACGACGGCATCGTCCGCAAGTACTACGACCAGGGCTACATCGACGCGCTCGCCTCGGGCGACCTGTGGCTGTCGATGGCCTGGTCCGGCGACGTCTACCAGCAGCAGGCCGGTGGCAAGAACCTCAAGTTCGTGGTCCCGAAGGAGGGTGGCCTCTTCTGGACCGACAACATGTGCATCCCGATCACCGCCGCCCACCCGGTCGACGCGATCACCTACATGGACTACGTGTACAAGCCGGCTATCGCGGCGATGCTGACCGACTACATCAACTACATCACCCCGGTGCCGGGCGCGAAGGCGCTGGTCGACTCGTCGCTCTCCGGCTCCCCGCTGATCTTCCCGACCGCGGACGACCTGAAGAAGAGCTACCGGTACCGGGATCTCACCGCGGCCGAGGAGAAGACCTGGAACAGCATCTTCCAGCCCATCGTCCAGTCGTGA